The sequence GTCTACGGTCAGTCCTGGATGCATGCTGCAAAACTCCGCCACAGCATCGGCTAACACCAAATCGCCAGAGATAGTGGGTACAGACATCTTAATATGCCCTGTCATAGACTGTCCCAAGTCTAACACCGCCTCTTGAACCGCCTCCGTGGCTAACTTCACATTCTTCGCACCTTGATAAAGCGTTTCGCCAGCCTCAGTTAAACTCAACTTGCGGGTTGTTCGATACAAAAGCTGTATACCAAGCTCATCCTCTAACTTACCGATTCGTTTACTAACTACTGAATTTGTCAGGTTATTTTGCTCAGCAACACGAGTGAAACTCCCAAGATCAACGACTTGGGTAAACAAAATCAAATCATCAGCGCGCATTTATTTGTCCAATTTTGGAATTAATCTTTTTCATTATTTCCATATATTCCAAAAATAGAAAGGAGTACCGTCACAAACCATTAACAAAAACCACCCATACCAATAGCGTTCAATAATAACAACCATGGACGTTTGCTTGTACGAGGAAGTACTCATGAATGACACCCTACTCGCGCTGATTGCGTTTTCACCAATCGTCGTCGCGGCCATATTATTAGTCGGTCTAAACTGGCCAGCCAAGCGAGCGATGCCTGTCGCTTTTACATTAACCGTCATCATTGCACTGTTCTTTTGGGATATGTCTGCCACCCGAGTGATTGCCTCGACACTACAAGGGCTTGGAATTACATCGGCAGTGCTGTGGATCGTGTTTGGCGCTATCTTTTTGCTTAATACACTCAAACAGACTGGTGCGATCTCAACCATACGCAGCGGTTTCATTAACATATCTCCCGACAGACGTGTTCAAGCCATCATCATCGCTTGGTGCTTCGGCTCATTTATTGAAGGGGCGTCAGGGTTCGGCACCCCAGCTGCTATCGCCGCTCCTTTACTGGTGGCTATCGGTTTTCCGGCACTTGCAGCGGTGCTAATGGGGATGATGATTCAATCTACACCCGTTTCGTTTGGTGCCGTTGGTACACCTATCATCGTTGGTGTGAACAAAGGATTGGATACCCATGGAATTAGCGCAACGTTGACGCAAAATGGCTCCAACTGGGACGTCTACCTGCAGCAAATCACCTCTAGTGTGGCCATCATTCATGCCCTTGTCGGCACTCTCATTCCGGTGTTGATGGCGATGATGCTGACCCGCTTCTTTGGTAAAAACCGCAGTTGGACCGAAGGATTAGACATTCTACCGTTCGCCTTATTTTCGGGCGTTGCTTTTACTCTTCCATATGCCTTCACTGGTGTGCTGCTGGGCCCAGAATTTCCATCCCTGATTGGCGGTCTGACCGGGCTTGCGGTCGTCATTACTGCCGCAAGAGCCGGCTTTCTCGTCCCTGAAAAAGCTTGGGACTTCGAATCAAAGGATAAATGGCCAAAAGAGTGGCTCGGCTCTTTGAAAATAGACTTGAACGATAGCCAACGTAAACCCATGAACATGGCTCTTGCATGGGCACCATATCTATTGCTTGCCCTCGTATTAGTCGCTAGCCGAGTCAGCCCAGAATTTAAAGACCTACTCAAGCAAATCAGCCTCTCCTTTAGCAACATTTTAGGTGAGACAGGCATCTCAACCACACTTCAACCTATGTATCTACCAGGTGGCATATTGGTACTCGTCGCATTGGTCGCCATACTGATTCAAAAAGGCCGCTTCCAACATCTTAAATCGGCCTTCACGGAATCAAGCAAGACACTCATCGGCGCGGGGTTTGTGCTGTTATTTACTATTCCAATGGTCCGTATTTTCATTAACTCAGGCATCAATGGAGCCGACTTAGCGAGCATGCCCGTCACGACGGCAAATTTCGCTGCAGGTTTAGTGGGTGAAGCTTTTCCTATGCTCAGTGCCACCATCGGCGCGCTTGGCGCATTCATTGCTGGGTCAAACACCGTCTCCAACATGATGTTCAGCCAATTTCAATTTGAGGTCGCGCAGACCTTATCAATATCAACGGCTATCGTTGTCGCACTACAAGCTGTTGGTGCTGCGGCTGGCAATATGATTGCCATTCACAATGTGGTGGCGGCTTCAGCGACTGTTGGGCTGCTTGGTCAAGAAGGTGCGACGCTGCGCAAAACAGTTCTGCCAACAATCTACTACCTTGTAATGACAGGATTAATTGGTGTTGCTGTGATCTATGGTATTGGCATCACCGATGCACTAATGACTCGTTGATTGATAACGCATATAAAGGACGTTCTATGAGCAACGCTATCTATCAAAACTTAGCCGACCTACTAAGCCAGAAGCTTTCTAAAGAGCAGATCATCACTGACCCGAATCTGCGTATGGCCTATGGCACCGATGCAAGCTTCTATCGTTTGATCCCACAGCTGATTGTTCGCTTGGCGAGCATCGACGAGGTTATTTTTACCATCCAGATGTGTGCCCACGTTGGCGTGGCCTATACTTTTCGTGCAGCAGGGACAAGCCTATCGGGTCAGGCAGTCTCTGATTCGGTACTTATCACCCTCACCGATGATTGGCGCAATCACGAAATCATTGATGCCGGACGCCAGATTCGGCTTCAGCCGGGCGTCATTGGCGCAGACGCCAACAAGTATTTAGCACCTTATCAGCGCAAAATCGGCCCAGACCCCGCTTCCATCAACACTTGCAAAGTGGGCGGTATCGCAGCAAACAATGCCAGTGGAATGTGTTGTGGTACCGCACAAAACTCCTACCACACCATAGCGGCTATGAAGTTGGTTCTACATGATGGGACGTTTCTCGATACTGGCGACGAGCAGAGTATCGCTGACTTCAGAGTGAGTCATGCGCAACTCCTTGCTGCGCTCTCTGGACTGCATCACAAAGTTGCCCACAATCCAGAGCTTAAGCAGCGCATAGAACACAAATACCGACTCAAAAATACCACAGGCTATGCGCTCAATGCGCTTGTGGACTATCATGACCCAATCGAGATATTAACCCACCTCATGATTGGGTCTGAAGGAACACTGGGGTTTATCGCCGAAGTCACCTACAACACCGTCATTGAACATAGTCACAAAGCCAGTACTTTTTTGGTGTTTAGCGACATTGAAACCGCCTCGAAGGCCGTCAGTGTGCTCGCAAACAGCTCAGTAGCTGCCGTTGAAATGATGGATGGCCGTGCGCTGCGCTCTGTCGCTGATAAGCCGGGCATGCCTGACTTTATGCCAACCCTATCAATCGATGCGTCGGCACTGCTGATTGAAATTCACGCAAGCGATGAACAAGAGCTTGCTTATAAGCGCCAGCAGGTGGCGGCTCAGCTTGAGTCTTTCCGCATTATTGAGTCGGTCACTTTCACTCAAGATCCAACCACGGTCGCTACGTTATGGGGTATCCGCAAAGGTATGTTCCCTGCGGTTGGAGCCGTGCGCGAGGTGGGAACAACCGTGGTGATTGAGGATGTCGCCTTCCCCGTTGAGCACCTCGCCGAGGGGGTGAGAGATCTTCAGCGACTATTTGAAAAGTACCACTATGACGAAGCGATCATCTTTGGCCATGCTCTGGAGGGAAACTTACACTTTGTGTTCACACAAGGCTTTGAGAGCGAGAGCGAAATCGCTCGCTATGGCCGCTTCATGGATGATATTGCTGCACTCGTCGCCGGTAAATACCAGGGTTCGTTAAAAGCGGAACACGGCACGGGACGCAACATGTCTCCCTATGTCGAACTGGAGTGGGGTCAAGACGGTTATCAGCTTATGCAGCAAATCAAACGCATTTTCGACCCCAACGGGCTGCTTAATCCTGGTGTCATTATCAACTCAGATGATCAAGCACACCTAAAAAACCTCAAACCTATGCCTCAAGCAGATGACATTGTTGATCGCTGTATCGAATGCGGTTTCTGTGAGCCTGTATGCCCATCGAAAGGCCTGACGCTAACACCGCGTCAGCGTATCGTCCTCTATCGAGAGCTCTCTGAGCGTAAGCGGAAAAACGACGAAACTACTCAACTGGAAAAGACCTTTCAATATCAGGGAGTAGACACCTGTGCAGCCACTGGGTTGTGTGCCGAGCGCTGCCCAGTTGGGATCAATACCGGCGATCTCATGAAGCAGTTGCGTCAAGACCAATACCAAAAGTTTCAACCGATTGCCCGATGGACAGCACAGCACTTCTCTGCGACAACAAAGCTGGTCACCACTGGACTGAAAATCAACAGAGTATTGACACGCCTGATAGGCGATAAACGCATGGACAGCACGATCAATGGATTAAGGAAATGGACGGGTAACCGCACGCCGGGCTGGCTAAAAGAGACGCCACAGGCCAATCATCACATCATCACTAATCATCTCGTTAATCAGCATCAGGAAGACACTGAGAAGAGGGTTGTCTATATGCCCTCCTGTGCCAGTCGTAGCATGGGGCAGCAAACGGATGCCCAAGACCAACGTCCACTTACCCAAGTGACCTTATCGCTTCTAGAGAAAGCTGGCTATCACATCATCATCCCACAGCAGCTCAGTGAATTGTGTTGTGGTATGCCTTATGACAGCAAAGGAATGATCGACATCGCACAATCGAAATCGCAGCAACTCGAAGCGCAATTGTGGCAGGCAAGCGATCAAGGAAGATACCCAATATTGATGGATACCAGCCCCTGCTCCAAGCGCTCAAAAGAGCAGTTTACGCGCCCATTGAACATATTCGAGCCGGTGGGGTTTGTGAATCAATTCTTGCTCTCTGAGCTGGAGATTACCCCAAAAAATGAGAGCGTACTGCTACACATAACCTGCAGCGCTCGAAAGATGGGGCTCGTCAATGACATGCTTAGCCTCGCCAACCGCTGTGTAAGCCATGTGATCGTTCCAGAGCACATAGAGTGTTGTGGCTGGGCGGGAGATAAGGGATTCACCACACCGGAACTCAACAACAACGCGCTTACCCCTCTCAGGGAGCAAGTACCTAAAGAGGTGACGCGCGGATTTAGCAACAGTCGTACGTGTGAAATAGGCCTATCCCACCATAGTGGTGTGCCTTACCAATCCATTCTCTACTTGGTCGATGAAGTGAGTACCGCCAAAGTATAAGAAAGTCTAAAGGGACGCCCGTCACTTTAGACAAGGTGCGCGTCCCTATTTCCAACCCTGTAGCCAGTTATCTCGGCTCTTTAGTTGCGTCCAGTCAATCGAATATTCACGATCAGACAGCACTGCTTCCAAGATACACAGCACCACTTTCCCTTCCTCATCATAGTCAACCTCCGTCACCATAAAGTGTTTTTCCCTGTTTTGCGGCTCCACTGCCGTCCATTTGCTATGAAGTAACTTCTTTGGGTTGATTCTGTTCATGCTGACCTCATTTAGCGATGTTTATATTGTGTCGGACAGTAGCCTCTTACCACATCAGACAAGCGCATTTTGTTGTGTTTCGTTCTTCTACCTGATACTCGGCTGCGCCAAAGCTTAAAACTTCTCGGTTTGAGATTCAGTCGCATAAACTGAATTACACTGCGCTCGTCCATACCAAACTGAGCCTCTATCGCCTCAAAGGGCGTCCGATCTTCCCATGCCATCTCAATAATTCTTGAGGTCTCCGCCGCATCAATGCTCATGCTTATCTCCTTGCGAATAAACTTACCGAATCTATACGCATCCGATAAGCAATCGGATTTTTGGCATAAAAAAAGTGCCGACCTTCGCCAGCACTTTTACGATTATTGCTAAACATTCAATTTACATAGAGCACTCTGTCGACTCTTCACCCTGCTCGACACCCTCTTCAATCACATCTGCGGCCTGCTCGTTTTGAATTGACGCCAGCAGCTTATCAATCACACCCTGTGCAGTGACATCCGATGTTGAAGCCACCAGACAGCTGTACGCATTCGCTAGCTTATCTTTGACGGCTGCCACCGCTTCCATGTCACTAAAATCGGTGTTAAGCACCTCTTGTACAGAGGCGGTAAGGGCCTCAACCTGCTCCCCTGCACTTCCGAACTGATCTAGATTGAGACTCTCCATATCAAAAGACTCCACCTTCTCTTGCATATCACCCACAAGCTGAGTGGCAGACTCTTTTGCCTCATCAATCGCTTTCGCTGAATCTTCACAAGCGGAAAGAGCGAATACCATCCCAAACGCCACGATAAATCTATTCATAGTGATCCCTTTTGCTGCTCGAATGAGTTATTTAAAGATAGCAGGAGTTTGTAAGGTACGAGTTAGACTTGGCGATGGATCGACGAGAAAAGGGTAGGCAGAGTTTTTAGTTCTGCCTATTACTTAACTAAAGGGCAACTTCTACGTCGCTCTGAATTTGAGAAGAGCAAGCCAATGTATAACCTTGTGCGATCTCTTCTTCTGTCAGAGTTTCGGTGCTGGTGCGAATGACTTCACCTTTAGTGACTTGGCATTTGCACGAACCACACATACCGCTTCGACAAGCAATGATGATCGGCACACCGCTCTCTTCTAGCACATCAGCCAATATCGCACCTTGTGCCACTTTTTTAGCCACACCAAACGCCGGCACGTCAAACTGCACAACACCACTGGCATCAGGCAAAGCTTCTGCTTGTGTTGGCGTAAAACTTTCTTGGAAAAAGTCATCCGCAGCAACACCCAATTCTTCGGCAAACTGAGCCATATCTTGCATAAATTGCGCTGGGCCGCACAAATACACCGTTCGTTCAGCAATATCTGGGCACAGAGACTTCAGCCAGTCCTTATCAAGACGCCCTTGCGCATGACGAGTACCACGATTGTCTTTCAACAATAGTTGCAGGTTAAAGTTAGAGTGCTGATTGTCGAGGAGCTCTAACTCCTCTAAATAAATCGTCTGTTCCGGCGTTTTCGCCATGTGGATAAATGTCATATCCACTTGCGCTTTGTCACGTAGCCAAGTTTTAGCCATTGACATCACTGGAGTGATACCACAACCCGCACTTAACATTAACACTTTAGGCTTTGCTACACAGTCGACATGATTAAATGGCCCTGTCGGCGCTAGTGCTGAAAGTCGTTCACCTGTGACTAACTGCTCAACAAAATAAGTAGAAACCAAACCATCAGGCACGAGCTTGATAGTGAGCTTAAGAAAGCACTCCCCAGGCATTGAGCTGATTGAATAGGCGCGATACTCCATTTTTCCATTTAACTCTAAACCGAGAGAGATGAACTGCCCTGGCTTGAAGTTAAAAGGGGTATCGGGAGATTGAGGGTAGACCAGCTTAATGCTGACCGTATCTGCTGTTTCCTGCCACTTATCGACGCATTGCAACAACAGGGGCTGGTTATTATTCCATTCACTGAACATGGTAAGGACTCGGTAAAAGCCCAATCTCACGAAGATTGGGCTATCAATGGTTAGGCGGCAAGAATCGTTTTTAGATCGTCTTCGACGTTAGTAATGCTGCGCATGTCAAACTTATCTTGAATGATCTTGATGAGGTTGTCTGTCAAGAACGCAGGGGCCGTCGGACCGGTATAAATGCCCTTCACACCCAAGGCAAACAGTGTCAGTAGGATAACAATTGCTTTTTGTTCAAACCAAGACAGTACCAAAGTTAATGGCAGCTCATTGATATCACAATCGAACTCTTGCGATAAGGCGATAGCTAACTGGATAGCCGAGTAAGCATCGTTACACTGACCAACATCAAGCAGGCGAGGGATACCGTTAATATCACCAAACTCATTTTTATTAAAACGGAACTTACCACATGCCAAGGTCAGGATAAGTGAATCTTCAGGTGTGCTTGCTGTGAAATCAGTGTAGTAGCTACGCTCAGCCTTATCGCCATCACAGCCACCCACTAAGAAGAAATGCTTAATATTGCCCGCTTTCACTTGCTCAACAACCGCTGGTGCTGCGTTCATTAGCGCGTTACGACCAAAGCCAACCGTAATCATGTGCTCGATTTCATTGTGCTGGAAACCTGCTAGCGCTTGAGCACATTCGATCACTTGACTGAAGTCGTCTCCTTCAATATGCGCTACACCTGGCCAACCTACGATGCTACGAGTAAACAGTCTGTCAGCGTATTGGCCGATATTCGGGTTCAATAGACAGTTTGAAGTCATCACTATTGCACCGGGGAAGTTAGCAAACTCTTTTTGCTGGTTTTGCCATGCGCTGCCATAGTTGCCCACTAAGTGCGGATATTTGTTCAATTCTGGGTAGCCGTGTGCTGGCAGCATTTCACCGTTGGTATAGACGTTGATGCCCTTACCTTCAGTTTGCTGGAGGATTTTCTCTAGATCGTGCAAGTCGTGACCTGAAACCAAGATACATTTCCCTTTCACTGGCTTCACATTGACCTGTGTTGGCTCTGGGTGACCAAAAGTCTTAGTTTCACCGTGATCCAGCATCTCCATGACCTTGTAGTTCATTAGACCAATTTGCATCGAGCACTCTAGCAGCGCATTGAGATCTTGAGGGTCAGTGCCCAACCAAGCCATGATTTGGTGATACTCAGCGTAAATATCATTGCTGGTCTGCTCTAGTACGCGCGCATGCTCCATATAGGCTGCTGCACCTTTTAGGCCATACAAGCACAACAAGCGAAGGCCAATAACATCTTCACTGATTGTCTCGTAACCGCGGTTAACCGCCACTTGAGGAGCAAAAGCCAAGATCGCCTCAGCGCTCTCTGGCAGTTGGAATTCAGCAACCGCTGGGGTATCCGCCAAGGCTTGATCCGCCAACTTAGCCGCTGCCAGAGTTTGCTCTTTTAGACGAGACTTAAATGCAGCTGCTTTCGCTGTGAAATCTAAAATACGTTCAGGGTCAAAGTTAACGTTAGTCAGTGTCGAGAAGAAGGCTTTAGGCGCCCATTGATTGATTTCGTCATCGACAATATCAAATTGAGCCGCCTGCTGTGCCCAGTAAGAAACCCCTTGAAGGGTATACACAAGAACATCTTGTAGGTCAGATACTTCCGAGGTCTTGCCGCACATACCTTGTGCGAAAGAACACCCTTTAACCGTTGGGGTTTGAATAGTCTGTTCACATTGAATACAGAACATTGCGCTTCTCCAGTCTAAGCAATTTTGCGGGGTGGTCCGCTATTTTTGTTAATACTGGTATTGCACGTGCCGTGCCAAAATCTAAGTAACTGCTTTTATTGAAGAAAACATCAATTCGCAAATGCCGAAGATGTAAAAAAAACAACGCTTTCGATGTACAATTGACAACATACTCTTCTAACTCACACCAAGCTTCTTACCCATTCGATATAGGTTACCTCGGTCCATTTGTAGAAATTCAGCCGCTTTTGACCAAGTTCCATCCGATTTTTCAAGAGCATGTGCAATGAGGTCTTTCTGATACTGCTCAACCAGCCCGCGCATTGGTTGGCTTTCATTAGGTAAATAGTCCGTTGTGTTTTTAACATCAACCAGCTCAACCCCACCAAGATACTGGTGACGGATCATCGTTTCTCCCGCCTGAATCGCACGCAGTGCCGCTCGCGTCAATGTATGCTCTAACTCTCGGACATTACCCGGCCACTGCTGCGACTCTAATGAAGAAAGCGCTTTCGGGTGAATGTGGAGATTCGGCACATGGAACTGATTTCTCACTTTTTCCAACAGATAACCCGCTAACACAGGAATGTCCCCTTCTCGACAACGCAATGGCGGCACCGAAATAGGAAAGACGTTCAGTCGGTGATAGAGATCGGCTCTAAATCGGCCCTCTTCGACCTCTTTATCTAACCTACGGTTAGTGGCGGCAATAATCCGTACATTAACCAACAAGTGCTTATCACTACCTACACGCTGTAGTTCGCCCTGTTGAATAACCCGCAATAACTTGGCTTGTAAGATGAGGGGGAGCTCACCGAGCTCATCAAGGAAAATAGTGCCACCATCGGCCAGCTCAAACTTACCTGCTCGTGAACTATTCGCACCGGTAAACGCCCCTTTAACATGACCGAACAGCTCACTTTCTGCCACCCCCTCCGGCAAGGCCGCGCAATTGACATAAATCATCGGCTTATCACTACGACTCGATTGGGCATGTAAACGGTGTGCCACCAGCTCTTTACCAGTGCCCGTCTCGCCCGTTATCAACACGGCATAGTCCGAGTTAGCAACAGTCACAATGTTATGCCTTAGCTGTTGAATTTGAGGGCTCAAACCAATCAACTCACCTTGCATAGAACGCGCCTGCTGAATCAAGGTTTGAGTGACACTTTTCTGCTTGTTATTCTGGGCTTTCAACGCCTTAACTTGACCAATGTTACGCAGTGTGGCGGCCGCTAACGCCGCAAATGTCTCAATAGTCACTGATTCAATGGCATCAAAAGCTCCAACAGTTAATGAGTCGAGCGTCAAGACGCCCACAAGTTGCCCTTCAACATACAAGCTGCAACCCAAGCAATCATGGACATCAAGCTCAACCTCTTCACTTAGCAACAAACCACTGAACGGGTCAGGCAAATCACAATCCGCACCAAAACGCACAGGCAGGTCACTTTGCATAATGGTTTCTAATCTCGGATGAGCTTTAGGGAAAAAGCGTCGCCCCAACACACTACTACTCAAGCCCTGCACCGCCACAGGCATAAGGAAACCGTCTTGGTCGAGAATGAAAAGTGCACTGGCATCACAAGGAAAGACTTGGTTAATACCATCGATGAGGTATTGGTATTGTGCGTCGCTATCGAGGCTAGAACTTAGGTTTAAAGCAATATCAAGAAGGACTTTGTTGAGGTTTTTGGTCATGAGGGTTGCTAGTAGAGTCAAACTACCACCATGCTAGCAACCTGATGTCATTTTCACATCACCCTATTGGGTAAAGGCTTCATTATGTTGATGCAAATCAACTCATCAAAGCGACAAATTCCTGCCCACATTTTCTAATCTTATTTACAGTGTAAAAGATGATGTGCAGCGCACTTTGTATAGATAAAACAGGCTCAACAAACAAACCTGACCATAGCCAAGGCCTTACATCTACTCTAAACTCAACCCAACTCAAGTAAATAAGACGAATCATGATAAAGCTTTCCAACACTGTCACTATCAATGAATGGGAAATTGAACTCTCTGCCATCAGAGCGATGGGGGCTGGCGGGCAAAATGTAAATAAAGTATCGAGCGCGATCCATTTACGCTTTGACATCAAACGCTCAGCCCTGCCCGATGTGTACAAACAGCGTCTATTAGCGCTCTCTGACTCGCGCATCAACAAGGAAGGGGTCATCATTATCAAGGCGCAGCAGTTTCGAACTCAGGAACAGAACAAGGAAGATGCGCTGAACCGACTCAAAGAGCTGATTTGGGCAGCTATGGTAGTACAGAAAAAACGCAGACCAACCAAACCAACCAAAAGTTCACAACGTAAACGTCTAGACTCCAAAAAGCGCGCTGGTACTACCAAATCACTGCGCAAGAAAGTGAGTTACTAGCGCCTCTGTTTCTGCCGCTTTCCTTTCGCTCAACTCTAGAAAGCTCTACTATATAAAACATAGGGTTATATAACTCACCTCATAGGGAGCGGTGGTTTAGCATGAGCAAAGTGAGCGAAGACATTGCGATTGTCAAAAAAGAAGACGTTGAGTTCTTTATTGACCTATTCAAGGACATTAATAAAGACCTCTATCAACTCCTTCGTGAGGCACGCATACCCAACACCATCAAACACGACGATGCGAACTATCAATACCTGCCAGAATCCACCATCAAGAACTTGATCACCATACTGGGTAACGAAGTTTCACAACAAGATTTTGCCATCAATATCTGGCTAGCGTGTAAGAAAACGTATGTACCGCGTTTTCTTGCCAAATTGGATGCGCCCACCACCGTCCATAATGCACTAAGTCAGTTCTGCGAATATCTGCCGGGTGTCTCATCCGCCGCCAAAGTCTCTATTCAACAGGCAGGAGGACGTTGGTGGCTAATCAGGGAAAAAGCGTTTAGTCACGACTTCTGGTTCCACTATAGTGAGATATTCTCTGTTATTTTTATGAATGAGCTACTGCTTGCGCTTGTGGGCAAAGAGTGGAAAGCGGAAGAAGTTGGGGTTCAAGCTAAGAGTATCGATGACTTCAAGGCTCTTCCCGAGATGGGTAATGCTCAGTTCTATGCACAACGTCCGGTGACGGCATTTTCTATACCAGACAAATTTATGCAAGCGACAGTCAAACTGCCTCCATTAGAAAAAACCGCGAGTGACAACGCGCTACTAGAGCAAGAAAGCACCTTCCTTTCTGTGTTTAAGCTGGTTATAAAACCCTACCTCTCGATGGGAAAGCTATCGATAAAATGGGCCTCAGAAATACTCAACTTACATGTTAGAACGATTCAGCGTCGACTCGATGCCGAAGGCGTCACCTATAAAAAGCTGATTGAAGACATGGTGCTAGAAGAGACGTTAAAGCTGCTACACAATCCCGAGTTCACCATCACAACGATCGCCAGCAAAATGGGTTACTCCGATTCTGCACATTTTACCCGAGCATTTAAGCGCCAAATGAAGATGACGCCCAAGCAATATCGTCACGAGTACCTTTCTCAACGTGAGCCATAATAAAAGTAGGGAGCAAAAAAGGGGCTTCAAGCCCCTTCTAACCTTAGATTCAATCTAACTTAGCTCTGTTACTGCAAGTAAGCGTTCAACATCCACATCAGCTTCTCTTGCTCGCGGATATAGTCCCCCATCAGCGCTGCCGTACCCTCATCTGCCGCTTCTCCTGCTTGCTCCAAGATGTCACGCTGTTTCACAAGAAGTTGAGTAAAGCCGTTAACCAGGCCAGTGACGCAATCTTTCCCTTGCGTCGCATTTTGATGCTCAGCAATTGAGCTCACCTCTAGATAGCGCGTGAAAGCATGATCGGGCGTATGACCTAGGGTCAAAATACGCTCAGCGATTTCGTCGATTTTCGTTTGTAAATCTGTGTAGATTTCTTCGAACTTGACGTGCAATTCAAAGAAAGCTTCACCTTTAATATTCCAATGATAGCCACGTGCATTCATGTAAAGCACTTGGTAGTGAGCCAACAGTGAATTTAGCTCATGGGCTAGTTGCTCAGATTGTTGTTGGTCAAGTCCGATAAAGTTCTTAGTCATATCAAGCCCCTTATGTTTTGTCAGGCAAATTCGTTTCGTTGTGTATAGTCTATGCCTATCAATGACACGAGAGAAATGGGTATACACTCTCAATTCAATAGTTAAA comes from Vibrio astriarenae and encodes:
- the arfB gene encoding alternative ribosome rescue aminoacyl-tRNA hydrolase ArfB, translated to MIKLSNTVTINEWEIELSAIRAMGAGGQNVNKVSSAIHLRFDIKRSALPDVYKQRLLALSDSRINKEGVIIIKAQQFRTQEQNKEDALNRLKELIWAAMVVQKKRRPTKPTKSSQRKRLDSKKRAGTTKSLRKKVSY
- a CDS encoding Dps family protein; translated protein: MTKNFIGLDQQQSEQLAHELNSLLAHYQVLYMNARGYHWNIKGEAFFELHVKFEEIYTDLQTKIDEIAERILTLGHTPDHAFTRYLEVSSIAEHQNATQGKDCVTGLVNGFTQLLVKQRDILEQAGEAADEGTAALMGDYIREQEKLMWMLNAYLQ
- the norR gene encoding nitric oxide reductase transcriptional regulator NorR, producing the protein MTKNLNKVLLDIALNLSSSLDSDAQYQYLIDGINQVFPCDASALFILDQDGFLMPVAVQGLSSSVLGRRFFPKAHPRLETIMQSDLPVRFGADCDLPDPFSGLLLSEEVELDVHDCLGCSLYVEGQLVGVLTLDSLTVGAFDAIESVTIETFAALAAATLRNIGQVKALKAQNNKQKSVTQTLIQQARSMQGELIGLSPQIQQLRHNIVTVANSDYAVLITGETGTGKELVAHRLHAQSSRSDKPMIYVNCAALPEGVAESELFGHVKGAFTGANSSRAGKFELADGGTIFLDELGELPLILQAKLLRVIQQGELQRVGSDKHLLVNVRIIAATNRRLDKEVEEGRFRADLYHRLNVFPISVPPLRCREGDIPVLAGYLLEKVRNQFHVPNLHIHPKALSSLESQQWPGNVRELEHTLTRAALRAIQAGETMIRHQYLGGVELVDVKNTTDYLPNESQPMRGLVEQYQKDLIAHALEKSDGTWSKAAEFLQMDRGNLYRMGKKLGVS
- a CDS encoding helix-turn-helix domain-containing protein, with the protein product MSKVSEDIAIVKKEDVEFFIDLFKDINKDLYQLLREARIPNTIKHDDANYQYLPESTIKNLITILGNEVSQQDFAINIWLACKKTYVPRFLAKLDAPTTVHNALSQFCEYLPGVSSAAKVSIQQAGGRWWLIREKAFSHDFWFHYSEIFSVIFMNELLLALVGKEWKAEEVGVQAKSIDDFKALPEMGNAQFYAQRPVTAFSIPDKFMQATVKLPPLEKTASDNALLEQESTFLSVFKLVIKPYLSMGKLSIKWASEILNLHVRTIQRRLDAEGVTYKKLIEDMVLEETLKLLHNPEFTITTIASKMGYSDSAHFTRAFKRQMKMTPKQYRHEYLSQREP